A single Macaca mulatta isolate MMU2019108-1 chromosome 15, T2T-MMU8v2.0, whole genome shotgun sequence DNA region contains:
- the LOC712448 gene encoding LOW QUALITY PROTEIN: spermatogenesis-associated protein 31D1-like (The sequence of the model RefSeq protein was modified relative to this genomic sequence to represent the inferred CDS: inserted 5 bases in 4 codons; deleted 2 bases in 2 codons; substituted 1 base at 1 genomic stop codon) codes for MLCLSTRGKNHDIQKVAKLDIEEGLLVGLESEFLSHTLHKYFDFLNARIPPGDQKSFQREAEEERKLLSILKSFGPPASCSPLDQHHDTIRFCRLLCPDPVCQVCNRATADIQRLLSWESLKAAAPSVSPLASAASVTESSFTLSSAPSAIPPEDLILSPQPKPSLPSSLILSHDPITLLADLFSPSPLRHPLPPQPVSPLDSKFLLDHSPPQQLPSPLLPPHHIQRVEPNLHPVASLSLNTIFSFGSTLSQDMNPLPNVSQAMNPTDSCACHHEPTTPTALPLQDSTATQSKASPTILKPFPETLSLGSSGGTEYASTIRGIDHSCPASSEFYCWQPHGKDLFPSTTAPSDFVQELLTLHYSDATIGGHSVANLIQPINLSFLSHDILELLERQVKKRGDFLMWKENENKAGSFPKPCRPNCQLNSSWKMLASIADKQDLAASLPFWASKDKLEQLHIHQQPPCSKCVEDHLEQKYVQLFWGLPLLHSKSLHPTVLVQHGHYSMFVFFNGITNTSISQESPVLSPPQPLSLPSTQLLPLPQTLPQGQSPHHTQVQSRAQRQSPLPALLPSPLFLIRICGVCFHRPQNEAQSLMPSEISHLEWNVLQKVKEGVWGLPSLVKKSQEDICPTAPSLALFSQPFKAHVPISIIPGYFPFSCELRKKPEHQLRKRLIQSNWGLPRIIHESLSILHPQKKILEIFELENNHGPLHSSLVESQGCNVLKKLGSSIPRTFHERSSNMLSLENVGNYRGYRQENGPKDHLLHDPEXSSDEDLKSNSERDLDTHMMHLSGNHSGESLGQKQLENALTVHLSKKFEEINEGRMPGTVHSSWHSVKQTMSLAEESHSQIKHQNMAALLGEDHRVDTSQEILFLSSNNQKMLEAHIKSFHMRILWGLPRKVHESIEIFNLKGDLSNSFSHFDLPSSVSSISGVAKNGVSXSPLEEGFQGEKLGTTSSVPVLDCPHPVTSPVXQRKQRTLRRQFSDTDHDLTETDSKDGASTTLRRSTTDFQGEKLEISSSFPILGHPHCIISPVDKERQGALRREFSDTDHELTEXVQTVEDGRQTFLPPPHSIIGKVSQKQTVLASTCSQKLTIMQARARCKXRLTRESSSNNVERLQGSKKTFSVTNGSKEMFKAEELCALQTPSKTT; via the exons ATGCTGTGTTTGTCAACCCGTGGGAAAAATCATGACATCCAAAAG GTGGCCAAGTTAGATATCGAGGAAGGACTACTGGTTGGCTTGGAGTCAGAGTTTCTGTCTCACACTTTGCATAAGTACTTTGACTTCCTTAATGCTCGGATTCCTCCTGGAG ACCAGAAAAGTTTCCAGAGGGAagcagaagaggaaaggaagctgCTTTCTATTCTGAAAAG CTTTGGACCTCCTGCTTCCTGCAGTCCCCTGGACCAGCATCATGATACCATCCGCTTTTGTCGACTGTTATGCCCAGATCCTGTCTGTCAGGTGTGTAACAGAGCAACTGCTGATATCCAGCGACTGCTGTCTTGGGAGTCCCTGAAAGCTGCTGCTCCCTCTGTGTCCCCTTTGGCTTCTGCAGCTTCTGTGACTGAGTCATCGTTCACTCTGTCTTCTGCCCCCTCAGCAATTCCTCCAGAAGACCTAATATTGTCTCCTCAGCCTAAGCCCTCTCTACCATCCTCTTTAATTCTCTCACATGACCCGATCACCCTCTTAGCTGACTTATTTTCACCCTCACCTCTGAGGCACCCTCTGCCACCACAGCCTGTTTCTCCCCTGGATTCCAAGTTCCTCTTGGACCATTCCCCACCCCAACagcttccctctccccttctcccaccACATCACATTCAGAGAGTGGAGCCCAATCTTCATCCTGTGGCCAGTTTGTCTCTGAACACCATCTTTTCATTTGGCTCCACCCTATCCCAAGATATGAACCCCTTACCAAATGTTTCCCAGGCCATGAATCCAACTGATTCATGTGCTTGTCATCATGAACCAACAACCCCAACTGCTTTACCACTGCAGGACAGCACTGCAACTCAGTCTAAAGCAAGTCCCACAATATTGAAGCCTTTTCCAGAGACGTTATCTCTAGGTAGCTCTGGTGGGACAGAATATGCCTCAACAATCAGAGGCATTGACCATTCATGCCCTGCATCTTCAGAATTCTACTGCTGGCAGCCTCATGGCAAGGACTTGTTTCCCTCCACTACTGCACCATCTGATTTCGTACAAGAGCTTCTTACCCTTCACTATTCTGATGCCACTATAGGTGGGCACTCTGTGGCCAACCTCATACAGCCTATTAACCTATCATTTCTCAGCCATGACATTCTGGAACTCCTGGAGAGACAAGTCAAAAAAAGGGGTGATTTCCTGatgtggaaagaaaatgaaaacaaagcaggATCTTTTCCAAAACCCTGTAGACCAAACTGTCAACTAAATTCTTCATGGAAAATGTTAGCCTCAATTGCAGATAAGCAAGACTTGGCAGCCTCACTTCCTTTTTGGGCCAGTAAAGACAAACTAGAACAGCTGCACATCCACCAGCAGCCCCCATGTTCTAAGTGTGTTGAGGACCATTTAGAGCAAAAATATGTGCAGCTCTTCTGGGGTCTCCCACTTCTGCACAGTAAGTCTCTGCACCCTACTGTTCTTGTCCAACATGGTCATTACTCCATGTTTGTATTCTTCAATGGCATTACAAATACATCTATATCCCAAGAATCTCCAGTACTTTCCCCTCCCCAACCTCTATCCTTGCCTAGTACCCAACTTCTACCCTTGCCTCAAACCCTACCCCAAGGTCAGTCCCCACATCACACTCAGGTCCAGTCCAGGGCTCAACGTCAATCTCCACTCCCAGCCCTACTACCTAGTCCTCTATTCCTGATTAGGATCTGTGGAGTGTGTTTTCATAGACCCCAGAATGAGGCACAGTCTCTTATGCCATCTGAAATTAGCCATCTGGAGTGGAATGTGTTGCAGAAAGTGAAGGAAGGTGTGTGGGGTTTACCCTCTTTGGTTAAAAAATCCCAGGAAGACATTTGTCCTACAGCTCCCAGTCTTGCATTGTTCAGCCAGCCCTTTAAGGCCCATGTTCCCATATCCATTATTCCTGGATATTTTCCATTCAGCTGTGAGCTAAGGAAGAAACCAGAGCACCAACTTCGAAAAAGACTCATCCAGAGCAATTGGGGCCTGCCTCGCATAATTCATGAGTCTCTGTCAATTCTgcatcctcagaaaaaaattttggaGATATTTGAGTTAGAGAACAATCATGGACCCTTACATAGCTCTTTGGTTGAGAGTCAGGGCTGCAATGTTCTAAAGAAATTAGGATCAAGCATCCCTAGAACCTTCCACGAGAGGAGCTCAAATATGCTTTCCCTGGAGAATGTG GGGAATTATCGGGGATacagacaggagaatggcccaaAAGATCATCTGTTGCATGATCCAG AATCTTCAGATGAGGATCTGAAGTCTAACTCTGAGAGAGACCTGGACACTCATATGATGCATCTGTCAGGGAATCATTCAGGGGAGAGCCTAGGTCAGAAACAACTTGAAAATGCCCTGACAGTACATTTGAGCAAGAAATTTGAGGAAATCAATGAGGGTCGAATGCCTGGGACTGTGCATAGTTCATGGCATTCAGTCAAGCAGACAATGTCTCTTGCTGAGGAATCCCACAGccaaataaaacatcaaaatatgGCAGCATTGCTGGGTGAGGACCACCGTGTTGATACTTCCCAGGAGATTTTATTCCTTAGTTCCAACAATCAAAAGATGTTGGAAGCCCATATTAAATCTTTCCATATGAGGATTCTGTGGGGCCTTCCCCGCAAAGTCCATGAATCCATAGAAATCTTTAAC TTGAAAGGGGACCTTTCCAATTCCTTTTCCCATTTCGAccttccctcctcagtctcctccaTTTCTGGTGTAGCCAAAAATGGGGTCT AATCCCCCTTAGAAGAAGGTTTTCAAGGAGAAAAGTTGGGAACAACAAGCTCAGTTCCGGTCCTGGATTGTCCTCACCCTGTCACCTCACCTG GGCAAAGAAAGCAGAGGACCCTGAGAAGACAATTTTCTGATACTGACCATGACCTTACGGAGACAGATTCCAAAGATGGGGCCTCCACAACCCTTAGAAGAAGCACTACAGATTTTCAGGGAGAAAAGTTAGAAATAAGCAGCTCATTCCCCATCCTGGGTCATCCTCACTGCATCATCTCACCTGTCGACAAAGAAAGGCAGGGAGCCCTGAGAAGAGAATTCTCTGATACTGACCATGAGCTTACAGA AGTCCAGACAGTTGAGGATGGCAGACAGACTTTTCTGCCCCCACCACACAGCATCATAGGCAAAGTCAGTCAGAAACAGACTGTACTAGCCAGTACCTGCAGCCAAAAGCTGACAATAATGCAAGCTAGGGCTCGCTGTAAGTGAAGGCTTACGAGAGAGAGTTCCAGTAATAATGTAGAAAGGCTTCAGGGCAGTAAAAAGACATTTTCTGTCACCAATGGGTCTAAAGAAATGTTCAAGGCAGAGGAGCTCTGTGCTCTTCAAACACCATCTAAAACTACTTGA
- the LOC106993818 gene encoding LOW QUALITY PROTEIN: spermatogenesis-associated protein 31D1-like (The sequence of the model RefSeq protein was modified relative to this genomic sequence to represent the inferred CDS: inserted 3 bases in 2 codons; deleted 1 base in 1 codon; substituted 2 bases at 2 genomic stop codons) — protein sequence MENILCFLNSYIETGLSPDSHYLDIDPTFICLSGLGLFILYLFYVVLILHSSPSEKNNDIQKHQGRPRRRRKGGTLKGFPDGKSFQREVEEERKLLSILKSFGPPVSCGPLGQHHDTTRFRRLLCPDPVCQVCNRATADIQRLLSWESLKDAAPSVSPLTSAASATESSFTLSSTPSATPPEDVILSPRPKPSPLPQLILSPDLITSLANLFSPSPLRDPLPPXPVSPLDSKFPVGHSPPEELPFPLLPQHHIQRAEPNLYPVASMSLNPTFSLDSTICQDISQAMNPTDSRAHHHKPPIPSALPSEDCTVTSLKSRLTILKPFLEMLSLGGSGGTSTYAPTIKGIDHSCPASSEFSWWHPHAKGSFSSNFVPSDFMEELLTLHSFEASLGWHSVANVIQPVNISFVSHDILALLERQXKKRCDLLMWKENENKAGSFPTQLRPNYQLKSSRKMLASIADKHDLAASLTFWASKGKLEGQHIHQQPPYSKCFEDHLEQKYVQLFWGLPSLHSESLHPTVPVKHGHSSMFVFFNGITNTSIFHKFSVLPPPQPLSLPNTQALPLPQTLPQGQSPHLTQVQSHNQHQSLLPALLPSSPFLIRICGVCFHRPQNEARSLTPSEINLLECNVLQKVQESVWGGLGQKQLENALTVHLSKKFEEINEGRMPGPVHSSWHSVKQTMSLAEESHSQIKHRNLAALVSEDHGVDTSQEISFLSSNKQKTFETHIKSSHRKMLWGIPHKVLEYIEIFKLKKDLSNSFSHFNFPSSATFISRGDTKDGVSNSNRQSTFQGGKFGTTSSVPVLDNPHHVTSPVGKEKPETLGRQFTNADHDLIETDSKDGASMPLRKGTTDFQGEKLETTSSFSTLGHPQLVSSPIYQEKQETLRREFADTDNDLTESVPTTEDGGQTFLPPAHSIIDEVSQKQTILASRCSTELPIMQAGVGRESRDKRESASNVNRLQGSRKTYPVTNGSKEMFKEEESCALQSQNRNNLTSSKSGSCXETNVKASTSHETEIFPPRVSVPQDPKSSYLKNQMLSQLKLVQRKDSQLQSHFTDMSLALDNLSSKDLLTHPQGISSRDTETSQVLHVHLEDRGICAAQQQEPSVPTHVLQKCQVKNFSPVTKRVSPLRPKGGEVGGGDAGFRTSQLYQLRRKSHAIHNKTSRELLGSKSYLTLKTEPPPENLFRKWMKTFLQWFNKPSITYEDQESSQAKDSSLSSSVQNRGRVTSKAAFTGTTEAQKIRKDTGEFLXKLWHRPGIDVTCPQEPLASPVELGKAKHGPDVEGRAEPVQGYPHNCTAASCKVTCTKSCSQQAIFVGQNYPIMIKQIIDKYRQPEKVEAFKGKILCQSHPPSMPHRKPMPHSNPTCWCHVTLVCPAVPTSAKSTVFSDVPLPTGQKMLPKHFQGGKFSPTKSFTAC from the exons ATGGAGAATATCCTCTGTTTTCTGAACAGCTATATTGAGACAGGGTTGAGCCCTGACTCACATTACTTGGATATTGACCCCACCTTCATTTGCTTGAGTGGGTTGGGGTTGTTTATACTGTACTTGTTCTATGTGGTATTGATCCTGCATTCGTCACCcagtgaaaaaaataatgacatcCAAAAG CATCAGGGCAGacccaggaggagaaggaaaggtgGAACATTAAAAGG TTTCCCAGACGGCAAAAGTTTCCAGAGGGAAGtagaagaggaaaggaagctACTTTCTATTCTGAAAAG CTTTGGACCTCCTGTTTCCTGCGGTCCCCTGGGCCAGCATCATGATACCACCCGCTTTCGTCgactgttatgcccagaccctGTCTGTCAGGTGTGTAACAGAGCAACTGCTGATATCCAGCGACTGCTGTCTTGGGAGTCCCTGAAAGATGCTGCTCCTTCTGTGTCTCCTTTGACTTCTGCAGCTTCTGCAACTGAGTCATCGTTCACTCTCTCTTCCACCCCCTCAGCAACCCCTCCAGAAGATGTAATACTGTCCCCTCGGCCTAAGCCTTCTCCACTGCCCCAGTTAATTCTCTCACCTGACTTGATCACCTCCTTAGCTAACTTGTTTTCACCCTCACCACTGAGGGACCCTCTGCCACCATAGCCTGTTTCTCCCCTGGATTCCAAGTTCCCCGTAGGCCATTCCCCACCCGAAGagcttccctttccccttctcccaCAACATCACATTCAGAGAGCGGAGCCCAATCTCTATCCTGTGGCCAGTATGTCTCTGAATCCCACCTTTTCACTTGACTCCACCATATGCCAAGATATTTCCCAGGCCATGAATCCCACTGATTCGCGTGCTCATCATCACAAACCACCAATCCCATCTGCTTTACCATCGGAAGACTGCACTGTGACTTCGTTGAAATCAAGACTCACCATCTTGAAGCCTTTTCTGGAGATGTTATCTCTAGGTGGCTCTGGTGGGACATCCACCTATGCCCCAACAATCAAAGGCATTGACCATTCATGCCCTGCATCTTCAGAATTCTCCTGGTGGCATCCTCATGCCAAGGGCTCTTTTTCCTCCAATTTTGTGCCATCTGATTTCATGGAGGAGCTTCTTACCCTTCATTCTTTTGAGGCCTCTTTAGGGTGGCACTCTGTGGCCAACGTCATACAGCCTGTTAACATCTCCTTTGTCAGTCATGACATTCTGGCACTCTTGGAGAGAC TCAAAAAAAGGTGTGATCTTCTGatgtggaaagaaaatgaaaacaaagcaggATCTTTTCCAACACAACTTAGGCCAAACTACCAGCTAAAGTCTTCACGGAAAATGTTAGCCTCAATTGCTGATAAGCATGACTTGGCAGCCTCCCTTACTTTTTGGGCCAGTAAAGGCAAACTAGAGGGGCAGCACATCCATCAGCAGCCCCCATACTCTAAGTGCTTTGAAGACCATTTAGAACAAAAATATGTGCAGCTCTTCTGGGGTCTCCCATCTCTGCACAGCGAGTCTCTTCACCCTACTGTTCCTGTCAAACATGGCCATTCCTCCATGTTTGTATTCTTCAATGGCATTACAAATACATCTATATTCCATAAATTTTCAGTacttccccctccccaacctctgTCCTTGCCTAATACCCAAGCTCTGCCCTTGCCTCAAACCCTGCCCCAAGGTCAGTCCCCACATCTCACTCAGGTCCAGTCCCACAATCAACATCAATCTCTACTCCCAGCCCTACTACCTAGTTCTCCATTCCTGATTAGGATCTGTGGAGTGTGTTTTCATAGACCCCAGAATGAGGCACGGTCTCTTACGCCATCTGAAATTAATCTTCTGGAGTGTAACGTGTTGCAGAAAGTGCAGGAAAGTGTGTGGGGAG GCTTAGGTCAGAAACAACTTGAAAATGCCCTGACAGTACATTTGAGCAAGAAATTTGAGGAAATCAATGAGGGTCGAATGCCTGGGCCTGTGCATAGTTCATGGCATTCAGTCAAGCAGACAATGTCTCTTGCTGAGGAATCCCACAGCCAAATAAAACATCGAAATTTGGCAGCATTGGTGAGTGAGGACCACGGCGTTGATACTTCCCAGGAGATTTCTTTCCTTAGCTCCAACAAACAAAAGACGTTTGAAACTCATATTAAATCTTCCCATAGGAAGATGCTGTGGGGCATTCCCCACAAGGTCCTGGAATACATAGAAATCTTCAAATTGAAAAAGGACCTTTCCaattccttttcccatttcaaTTTTCCCTCCTCAGCCACCTTCATTTCTCGGGGAGATACCAAAGATGGGGTCTCTAACTCTAATAGACAAAGCACCTTCCAAGGAGGAAAGTTCGGAACAACAAGCTCAGTCCCTGTCCTCGATAATCCTCATCATGTCACCTCACCTGTTGGCAAAGAAAAACCGGAGACTCTAGGAAGACAATTTACTAATGCTGATCATGACCTTATAGAGACAGATTCCAAAGATGGGGCCTCCATGCCCCTTAGAAAAGGTACTACAGATTTTCAAGGAGAAAAGTTAGAAACAACCAGCTCATTCTCCACCCTGGGTCATCCTCAACTGGTCTCCTCACCTATTTATCAAGAAAAGCAGGAGACCCTGAGAAGAGAATTCGCTGATACTGACAATGATCTTACAGAAAGTGTCCCAACAACTGAGGATGGCGGACAGACTTTTCTGCCCCCCGCACACAGCATCATAGACGAAGTCAGTCAGAAACAGACTATACTGGCCAGTAGATGCAGCACAGAGCTGCCCATAATGCAAGCTGGAGTTGGCCGTGAGTCAAGGGATAAGAGAGAGAGTGCCAGTAATGTTAACAGGCTTCAGGGCAGTAGAAAGACCTATCCTGTCACCAATGGGTCGAAGGAGATGTTCAAGGAAGAGGAGAGCTGTGCTCTTCAATCACAAAATAGGAACAACTTGACATCCAGCAAGTCAGGAAGCTGCTAAGAGACAAATGTAAAAGCAAGCACATCTCATGAAACTGAAATTTTCCCACCAAGAGTATCAGTTCCCCAAGATCCTAAATCGTCATATCTTAAAAATCAGATGCTGAGTCAGTTAAAGTTGGTCCAGAGGAAGGATAGCCAACTTCAGAGTCATTTCACTGACATGTCTCTTGCCTTAGATAACTTGAGTTCCAAGGACTTACTGACTCATCCCCAGGGCATTTCAAGTCGGGACACAGAAACTTCCCAGGTGCTGCATGTCCACTTGGAGGACAGAGGGATCTGTGCGGCACAGCAGCAGGAGCCCAGTGTCCCTACCCATGTCTTACAGAAATGCCAAGTTAAGAATTTTTCACCAGTTACAAAGAGAGTGAGCCCTCTAAGACCCAAGGGAGGAGAGGTTGGTGGAGGGGATGCAGGGTTCAGGACATCCCAACTATACCAACTCAGGAGAAAGAGCCACGCTATTCATAACAAGACATCAAGGGAGTTGCTTGGGAGCAAATCTTACCTAACCTTGAAAACAGAGCCTCCTCCTGAAAACCTTTTCAGAAAGTGGATGAAGACCTTTTTGCAGTGGTTTAATAAACCCAGCATAACATATGAAGATCAAGAAAGTTCCCAGGCAAAGGATAGCTCCCTGTCATCATCTGTGCAGAATAGAGGTCGAGTTACAAGTAAAGCTGCTTTTACTGGGACTACTGAAGCTCAGAAAATTAGGAAAGACACTGGGGAGTTCCT GAAGCTGTGGCATAGGCCTGGGATAGATGTCACCTGTCCCCAAGAGCCCCTTGCCTCCCCAGTAGAACTTGGGAAAGCTAAGCACGGGCCAGATGTGGAGGGCAGAGCAGAGCCTGTCCAGGGCTATCCCCACAACTGCACAGCTGCCTCCTGCAAAGTGACATGTACCAAATCTTGCAGCCAACAAGCTATCTTTGTTGGCCAGAATTATCCTATAATGATTAAACAGATCATAGACAAGTACAGACAGCCCGAGAAAGTTGAGGCATTTAAGGGGAAGATATTGTGTCAAAGCCATCCCCCATCCATGCCCCACAGGAAGCCTATGCCACATTCAAACCCCACTTGTTGGTGTCATGTCACCCTGGTGTGTCCAGCTGTCCCAACCAGTGCTAAAAGCACTGTGTTCAGTGATGTGCCTTTACCAACTGGACAGAAAATGCTTCCGAAGCATTTCCAGGGAGGAAAATTTTCCCCCACAAAATCATTCACTGCTTGTTGA